One genomic window of Saccopteryx bilineata isolate mSacBil1 chromosome 4, mSacBil1_pri_phased_curated, whole genome shotgun sequence includes the following:
- the HSPB1 gene encoding heat shock protein beta-1 has translation MTERRVPFSLLRSPSWDPFRDWYSNHSRLFEQTFGMPRLPEEWSQFFGHTGWPGYVRPLVTPAVEGPQAAVAPAYSRALSRQLSSGVSEIRQTADRWRVSLDVNHFAPEELTVKTKDGVVEITGKHEERQDEHGYISRCFTRKYTLPPGVDPTLVSSSLSPEGTLTVEAPLPKPANQSAEITIPVTFEARAQIGGSEAGKSEQPAAK, from the exons ATGACCGAGCGCCGCGTGCCCTTCTCGCTCCTGCGGAGCCCTAGCTGGGACCCTTTCCGTGACTGGTACTCGAACCACAGCCGCCTCTTCGAGCAGACCTTCGGGATGCCGCGGCTGCCCGAGGAATGGTCGCAGTTCTTCGGCCACACCGGCTGGCCGGGCTACGTGCGCCCCCTGGTCACGCCCGCCGTGGAGGGCCCCCAGGCGGCAGTCGCGCCCGCCTACAGCCGTGCGCTCAGCCGACAACTCAGCAGCGGCGTCTCGGAGATCCGGCAGACCGCTGACCGCTGGCGCGTGTCTTTGGATGTCAACCACTTCGCCCCCGAGGAACTGACGGTCAAGACCAAGGACGGCGTGGTGGAGATCACTG GCAAGCACGAAGAGAGACAGGATGAGCACGGCTACATTTCCCGGTGCTTCACTCGAAAATACAC gcTTCCTCCTGGTGTGGACCCCACCCTGGtatcctcctccctgtcccctgagGGCACGCTCACCGTGGAGGCCCCACTGCCCAAACCAGCCAACCAGTCAGCAGAGATCACCATCCCTGTCACCTTCGAGGCTCGTGCCCAGATTGGGGGCTCAGAAGCTGGGAAATCTGAACAGCCTGCAGCCAAATAA